From the Haemophilus parainfluenzae genome, the window CGCCTCTCGACTATTTACCAATCCGAGTAACACAGACAAAATAGGAACAAATAGCGCCGTGATAGTCACGTTTACCGCTTCTGTTAACCACAAAATAGCCACGAATGCCAATAATGCCAAGCCTTTATTGGCAGCAGGCTCAAAAGGAAGGACGTTTAATAAAACAAAAAAGAGAATCACATCAGCAAGGAATACTACTGCATTTTTATTCAAAGCTTTAGATTGCGAGTCCGTAATAGGGGTTTGTTGCATATATTTTTTTCCTATATATTTTTTCTATATATTTTAAGAAGTTGGCGATTCTAGCATAAGTGCGTTTAATCAGAAAATAGGGAGGTACTAAAAATTGATTAGTATTAAAGCAAAGAGCGGTCAAAATCAGATATTTTTGACCGCTCTTTATTCGTGGAATATTTGTTTAACGGGATAAAATCACTTTCACTTGCTTTTGTAATGTTGGTACTATTTCTTGTTCAAACCACGGATTTTTCTTGAGCCAAATTTGGTTGCGTGGAGAAGGATGAACGAGCGGGAGAAAGTGAGGGAGAAAATCACGGAAATGGTGAACCGTTTCAGTCACATTAAGCTCGTTTTCTGGTAAATAATATTTTTGTGCATATTGTCCAATGAGAATCGTCAACTCAATATTGGGTAGATTAGCGAGAATTGCTGGATGCCATTTTTCCGCAAAACCTTTGCGCGGTGGTAAATCACCGGATTTTCCTTTGCCAGGGTAATAAAAATCCATCGGGATGACAGCAAACATACCAGAATGATAAAAGGTATCGCGATCCACACCTAGCCATTCACGTAGGCGATCACCGCTTTTATCATTCCAATATAAACGACTTTCTTGCGCTTTAATTCCGGGGGCTTGTCCGACAATATTAATACGAGCCGTGGTTGGTGCGGCAAAAAGCGGTTCAATGCCTTGTGAAGTAAAAGATTGATTGTCGGGATCTTGCATAATGGATTGCGTAATTTGTGTAAGTGTTGGCATGGTACTTCCTTATTTATTGAAATAAAAATAGCTCACTTTTGATGAGCTATTTTATCATAATCAATGTTGTGACGTTATAGGTGTTTCACTCGACGTTTTACTTCTTCCTGTTTGCCCGCATTGAATGGACGAGCATCAGGACTGCCGAGATAACCACAAACCCGTCGGGTTACGGAGACTTTTGCACTGTCATGGTTGCCACATTTCGGACAAACAAAACCTTTACTTGTACAATTAAATTCTCCTGTGAAACCACATTCGTAACATTCATCAATTGGCGTGTTGGTGCCGTAATAAGGCACGCGATCATAGCTATAATCCCATACATCTTCGAGTGCTTTCAGGTTATGTTGAATGTTAGGGTATTCGCCATAACAAATGAAGCCACCACTTGCTAATTCAGGATAAGGCATTTCAAAGTCTAATTTATCGTATGGATTTACTTTTTTCTCTACATCTAAGTGATAGCTGTTAGTGTAGTAACCTTTATCGGTAACACCTTCAATGACACCAAATTGTTTGGTATCTAAACGACAGAAGCGATCGCACAAGTTTTCACTTGGTGTGGAATAAAGACTAAATGCATAGCCGGTTTCTTTCTGCCATTGTTTTACCGCTTCGCTTAAACGACGCACAATCGCGATGCCTTTTTCACGTAGTTGTTCATCGTCAAAAATATGTCCTTTTTTATACAGCGCATTGATGGTTTCGTGAATGCCAATATAGCCTAAAGAAATTGATGCTCGGCCATTTTTGAAAATATCGGCAACGTTATCATCAGCTTTTAATCGAACACCGCAAGCACCTTCCATATAAAGAATTGGCGCGACACGGGCTTTGGTATTTTCTAAGCGAGCAATACGGGTAAGCAAGGCTTTCTTGGCTAGGGCTAAGCGTTCATCTAAAGTGCGGTAGAATTTTTCTTCATTTCCTTGTGCTTCAAGAGCAATGCGAGGAAGGTTCAAACTCACCACACCTAAATTATTGCGACCATCATGCACTTCATGACCGTTTTCTTCATAAGCACCCAAGAAGCTACGACAACCCATTGGGGCTTTGAATGAGCCAGTGACTTTAACCACTTGATCATAGTTTAAAATATCTGGATACATGCGTTTTGAAGCACATTCTAATGCCAGTTTTTTAATATCATAGTTTGAATCTTGTTCGTTTTGGTTCACGCCTTTTTTAATGGTAAAGACCAGCTTAGGGAAGACCGGTGTTTTATGATTTTTACCCAAACCACGAATACGATTTTTTAAAATTGATTGCTGAATTAAACGTTCTTGCCAACTTGTGCCTAGGCCAAAACCAAAGGTAACAAACGGCGTTTGACCATTGGACGTATGGAGCGTGTTAACTTCATATTCAAGGGATTGAAACGCATCAAAACATTCTTTTTCGATTAGCGCTTTGGCATAACCTTCCGCATCCGGAATTTGCCATTGTGCAGCGTTTTTCAAATGTTTTTCAAAACTGAGTTGAACATAAGGCGCAAGCACTTCATCAATGCGATTAATGGTTGTACCGCCATAAATATGGCTGGCTACTTGAGCAATAATTTGTGCAGTAACCGCTGTTGCTGTGCCGATAGATTTAGGCGGTTCAATTTCAGCATTACCCATTTTAAAGCCATGCGAAAGCATGCCTTTTAGATCAACCAGCATACAGTTAAACATCGGGAAAAATGGCGCGTAATCTAAGTCGTGATAGTGGATTTCACCTTTTTCATGGGCTTCAACAACATCTCTTGGCAGAATGTGACGTTTGGCATAATGTTTGGCCACAATACCTGCCAGTAAATCACGCTGGGTCGGGATCACTTTTGCATCTTTATTCGCGTTTTCATTGAGTAATTCCACGTTGCTTTGTTCAATCAGACCTTCAATTTCTTTGGTTAATTGGCTGCGTTTTTCACGAGCAAGGTCGCGATCGTGACGATATTCAATATAAGCACGTGCAATTTGTGGATACTTGCTTGTCATTAAGTGATCTTCAACGATTTTTTGAATCTGGTTGATATCAATTTCATGCTGATAGTGACTAAAAATCTCGGTATTAGTTCGCTGACTCAGCTCATGGATATAAATTTCATCAACAATATTGACCGCACTTGCCGCTTTTCTGATTGCATTAGTAATACGTTGTAGGTCAAACCCAATTCGTGAACCATCACGCTTAATCACGAAGAAAGCATTCATTTTATGACTCCTATATAGGCTAACTTTAAAAAAAACGAAAGCACTATATATAGTTTTATTTAATAGATCAATACACAATATGTAGTGTTATTTTATGTTTTTTGATGCTTAAAATTGTGGAGTGACCTTGCTAAATCTGGAAATCAAGAGAGTTTTTATTGAGAATTATTCTCAAATTATTTTTTAATAAATTTGATCTATGTCAAGATTTTTGGCAATAAAAAAACGGACGAAAAATCGTCCGCTCTTTAAGTCATAGAAAAGAAATTAAGCTGCAACCATTACCATGGCTGGGCGAATCACTCGACCATTTAAGGTATAACCTTTTTGTAAAACGGTGGTGATTTGATTAGTTGTAAAGCCTTCTGCTGGTTGCATAGAGATAGCTTGGTGAAGATCCGGATTAAAGGTATCACCTACTGCACCAACAGGCTCGACACCAAAGCGAGAAACTGTTGAGAGTAACTCTTTTAAAGTCAGCTCGACGCCATCGAATAAGGCTTTGATGTTTTCATCTTCCTTATTGGCAGGCGTTGCAAGCGCACGCTCTAAGTTATCAATGGTATTTAAAATGTCTTTTGAGAATTTTTCGAGCGCAAATTTATGTGCTTTTTCGATGTCTTGTTCACTACGACGACGCATATTATCAATTTCAGCACGCGTACGGAGCAATAAATCTTGCTCTTTTTTAGAGGTTTCTTCTACTTGTGCTTTTAATTGTTCTTCAAGTTCTTGTACGCGAGCGATCGCTTCTTCTAACGGATCTTCCGTTGCGGTGGTTTCTTGCTGAACTTCTTCAACAAGTTCTTCATTTTCATTTAAGTTTTGTGCTTGTTCTGACATCTTTTTCTCCATTTATCAAAAATTAGTGCTATTTTAGCAAAACTGAATTGCTATGTAATATAATGGCTAAAATTTTAAATTCAAGTGCGGTCAGAAATCGATGAGTTTGCACTTGGGAGCAATCATAGTTATGGATGAATTAGTCAAGTCATTTAAAACCATCGCCTTGATGGGAAAACCACGTCGCGACATTAATTTGCAAATGCATAAAAACTTGTATCAATGGCTGAAAGAGCGAGGATATCAAGTTTTAGTCGAAAAAGAGGTGGGTGAAAAATTCGGTTTACCGGAAGAGGTGTTAGCAACGGTTGAAGAAATTGGAGAGCAAGCTCAACTCGTGATTGTAATCGGTGGTGATGGCAATATGCTAGGGCGTGCTCGCATTTTGGCTAAATATAATATTCCAATGATTGGTATTAACCGAGGCAACTTAGGCTTTTTGACCGATATTGACCCGAAAAATGCTTATGCACAGCTCGAAGCGTGTTTAGAACATGGTGAGTTTTTTGTGGAAGAGCGTTTTTTATTGGAAGCTAAAATTGAACGAAACGGCGAAATTATCTCCAGTAGCAATGCCGTAAATGAGGCGGTGATTCATCCGGCTAAAATTGCGCACATGATTGATTTCCATGTTTACATCAATGATAAATTCGCCTTTTCTCAACGTTCAGATGGTTTGATTGTTTCCACTCCCACGGGTTCAACCGCTTATTCGCTTTCCGCTGGCGGCCCGATTTTAACGCCAAATTTAAATGCGATTGCCCTTGTGCCGATGTTCCCACACACACTTTCTTCTCGACCATTAGTGATTGATGGAGACAGTAAAATTTCAATTCGTTTTGCGGAACATAATACTTCACAGTTGGAATTAGGCTGTGATAGTCAAATTGCGCTAGATTTTTCTCCTGATGATATCGTTCATATTGAAAAAAGCCCGCATAAACTGCGCCTATTACACCTGAAAAATTATAATTATTACAATGTATTAAGTACAAAATTAGGGTGGCTTAAAAATTTCTAATCTAAAAAGTTAAAAATCTCTTTACTGTATATTGCAACAGTTATAATATATGGATATACAGTTAAGGAGATTTTTTTATGTTAACCCAACTTACCATCAATAATTTTGCGATTGTTCGTCAATTAGAGATTGAATTAGCGAAAGGAATGTCTGTGATCACGGGGGAAACTGGCGCAGGAAAATCCATTGCTATTGATGCGTTGGGGTTATGCTTAGGGCAACGTATTGAAACGTCTATGGTTCGAGAAGGGCAGGAAAGAGCCGAAATCTGCGCCACCTTTTTTATTGAACCAACGAACCCCGCTTATCAATGGTTGCAAGAGCAAGAATTGCAAGATCCTGATAATCCCTCTGATTGTATTTTACGCCGTGTCATTAATGCAGATGGGCGTTCTAAAGCCTTTATTAATAGCACGCCAGTATCGGCTTCCCAATTAAAAGAAATTGGACAATATCTTATTCATATTAATGGACAGCACGCTTCACAATTATTATTGAAAAATGACTACCAACTTCAGTTGGTGGATACATTTGCACATCACCATGATTTGCTCGCACAAATGCGAGAAGATTATCGCGCGTGGAAAAATCTTCAAACGCAAGTTAAAACCTTTCAACAAAAAGTTGCTGAAAATGAAGCGAAGAAACAGCTTTTACAATATCAGGTAGAGGAGTTGGATGAGTTTGCCCTTCGGCCAAATGAATATTTGGAATTGGAAGAGGATCAACGTCGTCTATCAAATAGCGAACAGCTGACACAGTTATCACAATCAGCCTTACAGCTACTCAGTGAAAATGAGACGGTGAGTATCGATTCGATGCTTTATCGTGCGACACAGTACATTGATGAATTAAGCGAATTAGATCCTCGCTATGCTTCCGTTCAAACAATGTTGAATGATGCACTTATTCAAGTGCAAGAGGCGACAAGTGAAGTGCAGCATCTTGCTTCTCATATTGAGCAAGATCCGATGTTATTACAAGAGATTGAGCAACGTTTAGGGCAAGCTTTACAACTTGCACGTAAGCACAATGTGAAACCAGAAGAATTGGTGGATTGGCATCAAAAATTAAAAGCAGAATTGACCGCACTTTTAGATTTTTCAGAAAGTGAAGAACGCCTGATTTTAGAAGAAAAAGCTGCCTTTGAGAAAATGCAACATACGGCAAAACAATTACATGAAAGTCGTTGCCAAGCTGCAGGAAAATTAGCACAGCAGGTTACACATTCTATCAAAGGGCTTGCAATGGAGAATGCCGAGTTTTTCATTGAAGTGAATTCGGATTTAACTAAAGTTGCGTCAAATGGGGCAGATAATATCGTCTTTACTTTACGTAGTAATTTAGGACAACAAGCACAACCATTAGCAAAAGTGGCATCTGGTGGTGAGCTTTCTCGCATTTCATTAGTGATCCAAGTCTTAACGTCCGATCAATCGGCGATTCCGACGTTAATTTTTGATGAAGTTGATGTTGGCATTAGCGGTAAAACGGCGAGTGTAGTGGGTAAATTGTTGCGTCAATTAGGCGATAAGTGCCAAGTACTGTGTGTGACCCATTTACCACAAGTGGCGTGTCATGGGCATCATCAATTTAATGTTGAGAAATTTACCGTTGATGATAAAACAGAAACCAAAATGACCGCACTTTCTCAAGAAGAACGCGTTCCTGCTCTTGCAAGATTACTCGGTGGCAGTGAAATTACTGAGCTTGCCTTGGCGAATGCGCAAGAAATGTTGGATTTAGTGAAGTAAAATCAGGTAAATAAATGGGCGCTTGTCGCCCATTTAATGCATTAATGAGCTGAATTCTGTCGTTAAAGCTTAGGTTCTTCTTGTCACATTTCAAAAATACTTGATAGGAATGCTTGCTTATTAGTCAAAAAAGCGTATTATAGCCGTCTATACGTCAATACATCCAAAAGAAGAGAACTTATGTCTAGCTATTTATTTACTTCTGAATCGGTTTCAGAAGGACATCCAGATAAGATTGCCGATCAAATTTCTGATGCGGTACTTGATGAAATTTTAAAACAAGATCCTAAAGCTCGTGTGGCTTGCGAAACCTATGTAAAAACAGGGATGGCGTTAGTCGGTGGGGAAATTACGACATCAGCATGGGTTGATATTGAAAATCTCACTCGCCAGGTCATTTGTGATATTGGTTACAAGCACTCAGAGATGGGTTTTGATGGCAATTCTTGTGCGGTATTAAATGCGATTGGTAAGCAATCATCTGATATTAACCAAGGTGTAGATCGTGAGAATCCATTAGACCAAGGCGCGGGTGACCAAGGGATTATGTTTGGTTATGCGACAAATGAAACGGAAGTCTTGATGCCTGCGGCAATCACTTATGCGCATCGTTTAATGGAAAAACAAGCAGAAGTGCGTAAAAGTGGCAAATTAGCCTGGTTACGCCCTGATGCGAAAAGCCAAGTTACTTTAAAATACGAAGATAACAAAATCGTGGGTGTGGATGCAGTCGTCCTTTCTACACAACACAGTGAAGAAGTGTCACAAAAAGAAATTTACGAAGGTGTGATGGAAGAAATCATCAAGCCAATTTTGCCAAGTGAATGGTTATCTCAACAAACAAAATATTTCATCAACCCAACCGGCCGTTTTGTGATTGGCGGGCCTATGGGCGATTGTGGCTTAACAGGTCGTAAAATCATTGTCGATACATATGGTGGCGCAGCTCGTCATGGTGGTGGTGCATTTTCTGGTAAAGA encodes:
- a CDS encoding uracil-DNA glycosylase family protein, with the translated sequence MPTLTQITQSIMQDPDNQSFTSQGIEPLFAAPTTARINIVGQAPGIKAQESRLYWNDKSGDRLREWLGVDRDTFYHSGMFAVIPMDFYYPGKGKSGDLPPRKGFAEKWHPAILANLPNIELTILIGQYAQKYYLPENELNVTETVHHFRDFLPHFLPLVHPSPRNQIWLKKNPWFEQEIVPTLQKQVKVILSR
- a CDS encoding NAD(+) kinase, with translation MDELVKSFKTIALMGKPRRDINLQMHKNLYQWLKERGYQVLVEKEVGEKFGLPEEVLATVEEIGEQAQLVIVIGGDGNMLGRARILAKYNIPMIGINRGNLGFLTDIDPKNAYAQLEACLEHGEFFVEERFLLEAKIERNGEIISSSNAVNEAVIHPAKIAHMIDFHVYINDKFAFSQRSDGLIVSTPTGSTAYSLSAGGPILTPNLNAIALVPMFPHTLSSRPLVIDGDSKISIRFAEHNTSQLELGCDSQIALDFSPDDIVHIEKSPHKLRLLHLKNYNYYNVLSTKLGWLKNF
- the grpE gene encoding nucleotide exchange factor GrpE produces the protein MSEQAQNLNENEELVEEVQQETTATEDPLEEAIARVQELEEQLKAQVEETSKKEQDLLLRTRAEIDNMRRRSEQDIEKAHKFALEKFSKDILNTIDNLERALATPANKEDENIKALFDGVELTLKELLSTVSRFGVEPVGAVGDTFNPDLHQAISMQPAEGFTTNQITTVLQKGYTLNGRVIRPAMVMVAA
- the nrdD gene encoding anaerobic ribonucleoside-triphosphate reductase, producing MNAFFVIKRDGSRIGFDLQRITNAIRKAASAVNIVDEIYIHELSQRTNTEIFSHYQHEIDINQIQKIVEDHLMTSKYPQIARAYIEYRHDRDLAREKRSQLTKEIEGLIEQSNVELLNENANKDAKVIPTQRDLLAGIVAKHYAKRHILPRDVVEAHEKGEIHYHDLDYAPFFPMFNCMLVDLKGMLSHGFKMGNAEIEPPKSIGTATAVTAQIIAQVASHIYGGTTINRIDEVLAPYVQLSFEKHLKNAAQWQIPDAEGYAKALIEKECFDAFQSLEYEVNTLHTSNGQTPFVTFGFGLGTSWQERLIQQSILKNRIRGLGKNHKTPVFPKLVFTIKKGVNQNEQDSNYDIKKLALECASKRMYPDILNYDQVVKVTGSFKAPMGCRSFLGAYEENGHEVHDGRNNLGVVSLNLPRIALEAQGNEEKFYRTLDERLALAKKALLTRIARLENTKARVAPILYMEGACGVRLKADDNVADIFKNGRASISLGYIGIHETINALYKKGHIFDDEQLREKGIAIVRRLSEAVKQWQKETGYAFSLYSTPSENLCDRFCRLDTKQFGVIEGVTDKGYYTNSYHLDVEKKVNPYDKLDFEMPYPELASGGFICYGEYPNIQHNLKALEDVWDYSYDRVPYYGTNTPIDECYECGFTGEFNCTSKGFVCPKCGNHDSAKVSVTRRVCGYLGSPDARPFNAGKQEEVKRRVKHL
- the metK gene encoding methionine adenosyltransferase; this encodes MSSYLFTSESVSEGHPDKIADQISDAVLDEILKQDPKARVACETYVKTGMALVGGEITTSAWVDIENLTRQVICDIGYKHSEMGFDGNSCAVLNAIGKQSSDINQGVDRENPLDQGAGDQGIMFGYATNETEVLMPAAITYAHRLMEKQAEVRKSGKLAWLRPDAKSQVTLKYEDNKIVGVDAVVLSTQHSEEVSQKEIYEGVMEEIIKPILPSEWLSQQTKYFINPTGRFVIGGPMGDCGLTGRKIIVDTYGGAARHGGGAFSGKDPSKVDRSAAYAARYVAKNIVAAGLADRCEIQLSYAIGVAEPTSIMVETFGTGKVSNEVLVKLVREFFDLRPYGLIKMLNLIQPIYRQTAAYGHFGREQFPWEKVDRAEELRAAAGLK
- the recN gene encoding DNA repair protein RecN, which translates into the protein MLTQLTINNFAIVRQLEIELAKGMSVITGETGAGKSIAIDALGLCLGQRIETSMVREGQERAEICATFFIEPTNPAYQWLQEQELQDPDNPSDCILRRVINADGRSKAFINSTPVSASQLKEIGQYLIHINGQHASQLLLKNDYQLQLVDTFAHHHDLLAQMREDYRAWKNLQTQVKTFQQKVAENEAKKQLLQYQVEELDEFALRPNEYLELEEDQRRLSNSEQLTQLSQSALQLLSENETVSIDSMLYRATQYIDELSELDPRYASVQTMLNDALIQVQEATSEVQHLASHIEQDPMLLQEIEQRLGQALQLARKHNVKPEELVDWHQKLKAELTALLDFSESEERLILEEKAAFEKMQHTAKQLHESRCQAAGKLAQQVTHSIKGLAMENAEFFIEVNSDLTKVASNGADNIVFTLRSNLGQQAQPLAKVASGGELSRISLVIQVLTSDQSAIPTLIFDEVDVGISGKTASVVGKLLRQLGDKCQVLCVTHLPQVACHGHHQFNVEKFTVDDKTETKMTALSQEERVPALARLLGGSEITELALANAQEMLDLVK